From Dermacentor albipictus isolate Rhodes 1998 colony chromosome 8, USDA_Dalb.pri_finalv2, whole genome shotgun sequence:
atggcgtcctgagtggagaggcctggcctgaatcctatcatgttgtgagggaaaaggtcgttggtctcgatatactcggcaattctgttatggatggcgtgctcggccaccttccctacacatgacgtcagtgagattgggcggaggttgtccaggctcggcggtttaccgggctttgggattagtatgaccttcgccaacttccattcttcaggtacaattccctgctcccaaatccgatttatctcatctgtaagaaactcgatcgatgcgtcctctaggtttctgagagccttgttgttaatgtgatccgggccgggtgctgacctaccattgaggtcgtgtagggcgcggcggatttcactgattttgaaaggctcgtccagcgcggagttcggcttccctttgtataccgggtatgccgcctcatcggccacagttttgagcggcaggtacttcttagccaacatttccagcatgtccttttccgaagacgacttcttggcttcgtggagcgccttagcgaggacacttctctggtttgacttggtgccggagtcgtcgagcaagtgtttgagaagattccacttccctcccgtgcgcatctgcccgtcgattgaattgcaaatttcgtcccattgctgcctagacagggcttggcagtgctcgttgatctgcttgttgatctcggctatcttttttctgagcttgcgattcaagcgttggcttttccacctctcgagaagtgattgcttagcctcgagaaggtgtgctagcctgctatccattttgtctgtctgtagatccgtctctatggttttggtggtggagcagacatcttgcagaattagtgcgcaccactggacgagactctctggcttttctccacgggcggcgcgggccttgcgaacctcacggaatttgtcccagtcaggcaccgagaacgccttctttcttttctgctccacttgtaagctggtgaccgtgatgtagtgatcactaccgaggtctatgagcagattcgaccacatggctgagccagcgtttttaacaaaggcgagatccgggacagagtccctggtcgaggaggtgccccgtctggtgggaaaggctgggtccgtcaatagagagagtcccgcatctcccgcctcctgccacaggcttctgcccttgaccgtgtcgtgcgtgtagttccacgcgtgaaagggggcgttgaaatcgccggccacaaccaggggagagtttccggcgagtttcgttgccctagtgatgatggttttgaaacgttgtctgtgatcgctcgggctgctatatacgttaagtataaaaatgctagaggtattggattggcttgggatgacttctactagggaggtctccgtcttgctaggccggacccctagatcgtgtgcgacgaaagtgaacttgttgctgactaatgtgcagattcctctgccatccccacggagagtaagagctttgtatccctggagtgaaacctgatcagtcatcgtttcttgcaataatataacatgcggcttttctttgtgagtgcgaacaaactgctgcagggtgcatcttttatggcggaatcccctgcagttccactgccaaatcctaaattgggtgtgtggcgccatccttgctgtatagagcgccttccggcgttgctactagggtctcgagggaggtggttctattaatcggtccgggaatgtgcagtggtggcggcgtaggtaccaacgcgccatccgtgaagtaaactggacgtacgtgggttgacgtcatgatgtccatttgctgcaccttggactctatctctggcattctgttttctaagcattgaattttgacattttgtgcgtctaacttctgatccacgaccaagagtcgctgatccactgcagatagtcgttcggtaatcttcttgatctcgtagcagattgaattcaacatttctctgacttcggacttggctttagccggtacattttcgggcatgctgggaacggcctttcttttggctgggttgcccgagtggctcgcatccacaaccatgggaacgtctgcggTTTGGGGAGAGGGGCTCCCCGAAGGGGATGAACTAGGGACTGGAACGGCGTGAGGTCCCCGAggggtttggggagagggggtcgccgaagggattcCTGAAGGGGTTGAACTAGGGACTGGGACGTGGCGAGGTTCATTAGCCTTTCTGAGCTCTGCTATTTCGGCTCGCATTGACTCGATTATGCTGCGCatctcggcattttcttttctaagctgagctatttccgaCGAACCATGCTCTGGCGCCGCACCCCCAGTTACCTTTACGGCAGTTCTTCCTCCACTCCGCACCCTGTCTGCCCAAGTGGCGCCTTGTTTCCCAGCACCGGCTGGCTCCTCGAACCGGACCCTGTTCTGTGGGCCCCGGGAGTGGCTtcccgatctggagcggccgcgggacctggacctggaacggctcctggacctggaccgggaacagctggacctcgagcggcttctcgagcgggagcgcctgctcgatgttctagctggttcgctgtcggcgcttgtctgcgctggtgacgggtctcgcttcctggattccgcatttctttcccttctcctccgccgaacgatgtacgggagttggaacctttgcttgcaaatcttgtccgctgtggcgtgcgggcccccgcagaggctgcaaGTAGGCGAGCAGGTGTGGTTGTCGTCGGGGTTGTTGGCCCCACATTTCCTGCATAGCTTGTCCTCCGGCGCTGGGCAGACGTCGGCTCTGTGGCCTAGTCTACCACAGGCATAGCAGCAGTCGTGCTGCCTGAGGTACAAGGAACACTTGACTAGCGCCGAGCCGTAGAATACGAAGTTGGGGaccttgtagccgtcgaaaaCGATGACTACCGTTTCGCTATTCTTGATTCGCTTGGCTCCCAGGGCTAACGGATTTCTCTCGTTGAGAATGCTTCTGTCCAGGTCGGCCTGGCTCTCCGACACATCAATTTGACGTATGACACCCTTACACgtagcgtgcggtgcggcttcgtAAGTGCTGAGTTCGTACTGCTTGATGCCCAGGGTGATGCAATTCATTTTTAGATAAGCATCTGCGTTATCGCGAGACGCGGTGCTGAGGACGATAATATTTTGTGTTgcgttggggcagacgatgtcaTGGCTAGCTTGCTCGGACGTGAGTCCTGCCGCGGCGGCGACGGCCCGACCAAGCCGAGCGGAGCCCGTTTTCTGAACATCCAGACCACCCCTGGGGCGGGCGATAATCTTCCAGTGTTCCTTCGGGAGCTGAGGCATTCGCGACGACTTGATGATCTTGTGCTTTAGGCTAATGGGCTTTCTGCTGCCATTGAGACGCTCGCGGTGCCCCTGGCTGCTTGCCGCTTCACGGGTGCTGTCGCGACGAGAGACGCGCAGGGCGTTTTTCTTGACAGCGGCGGAGCGCCAGCCGTGctcttcaccaaattcttccggcgGAAGATCGTCTCCATCCGTTGCAACAACCATTCTCTCTGCCATGACGAGGCGGGGCTAACCCTGCCCGGCGAGCGCTGGTTAGGCCTTGCCGTCAGACTGAGGGGAGCGCGGTGTCACGGAAGAGAAGCAGCTCGAAAAACCAACGAAAAGGCCACCCACCGTAGAAAAGTTGGTATCTGTGGGTTCCTCTTTTCCTTATGCATCCGTCGGTGCAGAAATCATAGAGATTGAGATGAATTTCTCAACgaaaatatcgaagaaagcaGCAGCCGGTGTGGGCACGACCGTACTACtcggcgtcttcttcttcctccgcttcagttgctggatacgtttattatattatatataaacAGTTACTATAAACATTATaaacagttacttcttcttacatacatagactccaatgagtctatgtatgtaagaagaagtaactgtttataatgcgtcaaacaaggcaaataaacatgttgcacaatcatagattcacagaatcctagattccgcccccattccatccactccccccgatgtattgcgcgcgacggaaggcggcgcgcttgctccccgcttttctcctttgcgcacacaagactgagccaccatcgtcggctcacccattccacctcccctcctacgctttcactcgcacatacagcgtgcagcgcgtggtcacgatgttatcacccttggactttatacgaaacatgagagcgatggcaggaatgcacctggagtgtccatataattgctttcgcaataatataataaacgtatccagcttcagttgctggatacgtttattatattattgcgaaagcaattatatggacactccaggtgcattcctgccatcgctctcatgtttcgtataaagtccaagggtgataacatcgtgaccacgcgctgcacgctgtatgtgcgagtgaaagcgtaggaggggaggtggaatgggtgagccgacgatggtggctcagtcttgtgtgcgcaaaggagaaaagcggggagcaagcgcgccgccttccgtcgcgcgcaatacatcggggggagtggatggaatgggggcggaatctaggattctgtgaatctatgattgtgcaacatgtttatttgccttgtttgacgcattataaacagttacttcttcttacatacatagactcattggagacttatacgtgtacttaaatatcttgttgcgaggttttgagtatacatgcagtgaactttgtttccagtgacactttttcgtcctttatcaagcagtattttcgcacttgcatatcccattgtatctttgcatttctaatgtacgagggcgagtcaaatggaagtgagcctaccctaaccgcgcaataatggttcggttcattatctgcgaggcatgtgcgtaggagaacggcatgtctcatttacaaaagtgacacgcaggtgtgaagataaatgttctttaatgctctcatacactgggttgaatatggttgcgtcacataatggacacttcaaaagttgaacagctcggtgtcgcgaagtttttgacagctgaaggtgtttccaaaacagaaattaatcaccatatgactgccgtgtatgttgaacactgcatttcattgaccactgtgaagcgttggagcaaacggttcaagggacgttgcaaagacattccaagactgggccaaagccaTTGTTGGTTTTGGCccagtaccccgttgttggctcattcatttgacttgccctcatatatcttgcagaactcctgctttttatacgtgctccctgtcgcgactataacttcggtgcaattactcacgatacacgacaagggacagctactcctgcgtaatacattggaacaaacgacagtgtcattgagatttttcactggccattgcatatgtacaagcatgtaagcacggttcttaaatgacaaagtttcattagcatatttgtcctcaacttgttcagttcattgccttttaatttttcatatcagcggcatgcactgctttcctggtctcgaactgatatagttctaaagttcgtgtgatattttctttacttaataaatagacaaaaaacatggaagcattgacgtcagttatgttgggcacaatttttggcacatacaagtataatattttattgaagaaatacatattttacttgtatttacagtgcgtagctttcaagaattcgtttgcagcatctttggcaatgacaatgcagttattattcatgtatttgatccctcgataaattgtttaagaggaagctttagctcgggccgaatccgacgcggcctattcaaatacttgtaaaacgcagaaacgcttttctgagataatcctgctaatcgcttttattgaaattggttgcatttgagagagaaagttaaatcctagtgtctgttggaaacagaacttcgatttagggcctgaattttgtgtaaaatattttggaaaattcgaaagtttgaaaaaatagaagcacgacgtttacaaaccagctatgcatgaagaacagatatcgtggttctgtaaacggcatttattataacagtcaaaggggacaggtttgctgtgtcaatttgtatcttacgtgaattggttacgttgtgtgcaagggttctgcaaaagccgtatttccacaatactaaatttttttgagattcatgtgtaacatatctattttgtccgctgtagatgtactattagatgcagttcacagaattgtgatatcatttttcattgttgtgtcacggagttttaaacttgatagtttcgttttctgaaaattttcagttttggccCATTTTTAATAAAtgattgaccacctaaatgaaaaattcgaagccagtagtcactagaattaaactctttcttttaaatgcaataaacctcctcaaatttggtgaagtggttgcagggaaaaacgaattccccttctacatgtccttaaataggagcacccgagctaaagcttcctcttaagggggaggctgagctgcaacgtgcagctacattatatatatatatatatatatatatatatatatatatatatatatatatatatatatatatatattgggccagtggcgtagccccccccgaacaaaatttctggctacgccactggcggcagccactgtctgcggggtcaactctgggaacaagaggcgcctgctcaggtCAAGACTTGTTTCTGCtaaaaccctctcacctcggtgtggtcagtgaaacctgtgcgaaagtgagtgtgtaaaccctccccctcaaaggcgggtcggctacgatgactttggacgctccgaatcgGTCGACGGTTGACGGTTTCCCTCtgctagggatctagggaggacagagtgtttataagcagccatggtgcggctgctgagtgtgcattgtctttcagtcatgctagactgatgaactgtaacgttctcatgtagatactgtaaataaatcccatattcctcgttttaGATGAGAACAAGTCCTTCAACAACGTGCTCAGCGTGGATGAATTGGGCGATGGCatggccagctaccatctatttcatgcccgacctcAACCATTCCAGCATGTAACGAAGTTATGCACGTACTGTGCATGCTGTCTGACAGTGTATTGAAAGCCACGCGCGCTTGGTTCACGCTAATGTTGATAAGATGCTGTGTGTTTGAATCCATCAATGTACGATTGGGCTCTTCAAGCACCGTACAGGGACGGCTAGAACGAGAAATCCCACTTTTCCGTCCTCCCTGGTATATAGGCGAAACGCGTGTATTCTTGTATTATCTTCACGTCATTTCCATTATGTGGTTGACtcttttttattttgcattttatGGGGTAGAACCTCGAACACTGTAGGCATACTGATGCGCGCCATTTTTTGTATATGGAATTCGACAGCAGAAGATACGCTCAGCACACCATCTCCTTCTACTTCATAGCTCCAGGGCGTTCTATGCTTCGCGCTGCCTCATCTTGCAGCTCCATATGCCACAACAATTAGGCTGAAACACCTGTGGGAGATAACACGAGCTATAACTATAGGAGATATCGAATTTACTTCAACGAATTATgcatttaaaaataaattataaggttttacgtgccaaacaaagatatgattatgaggcactccgtagtggaggactgtggaaatttggaacacctggggttctttaacgtgcacctaaatctaagtacgcgggtgttttcgcatttcgaccccattgaTAAgtagccgccatggccgggattccatgccgcgacctcgtgcgtagtagcccaacaccacaaccactaagaaACCATGGCGGCTGGTATTCATTTAAGTTATGAGGGCTAACATAGGAGCGGAAGCAGAGTATCGATGCAGTGTATACAACGAATGCAGCggggatatttatttatttatttatttattcatttatttataaccGAGGTAATAAAATAATGCATTTTTGCTAAACAAGAAAATGCTACCAACTCTCAAAGCTATAGGTAATTTATCTGTGTTTCCTTCATTGTCGTGATCGTAAGGCTAACTGATCTCTAGTTTTTCTTGTGCTCGTGCCGTCACCCGCTTAAATAGGCCATTTTTTTTACCGTCACTGCATCTGCCATCGCTTTTATTTCTACCTTCCGTTTCTTTTGCAGTACTGCACCATGGCTTATAAAACGTTATTTGCTTTCCTAAACTGTATGCTAGCTTTGGTGGTATACGTTTGCGAAGTGAATGGCATAGGTCTCCCTTctggcttaaagggaagctgaagagtctgtcgaattcaataagacgctcatatacggatgcgggaaccttataaaccatgtaggtaaaattttggtctttttttcaattaggagcgacgtaatcgtcggttaaaattgcgctgtagctccgccccccgtcgaatgccacgcgctgctgctgacggtgacgatgcgagcggagaccggaaaccgcggtgttgtgacgccAATACtagtgttccgttccttcgcagcctccgctttccgtgcctgaccgtgcttgtttctgcgtgcgtgccatcgtaatctgcttcgatcgaccctgcattcctttgttggtgcgtctgcatgtatgtagagtggtagtcaacgtgcgcagcatcagctgaagtggtgggccgatcatgccggctttctgtgcagcctacggttgcacgaacaccagcggccgcgacgatgttgtcttccattacttcccacaagacaagaagcttttaacgaagtgggaggctgctgtgaagcaaaagaatttcaagccctcaagaacaacagtgctgtgctccaaccacttccgtgacgacgattatcaccagaatttatcATTAATGCGTGCGTTGGGTTTGCCAGTCAAGTCGGCTCGTCTAAGGCCCGGCGCGCTGCCGTCAGTGTTCGCGTACACAAGATcagagcaacgaaaacaaagacagCACGAGTGCGGACGGACTGATGaaaactggtgttggaaggccttgtgaatacacgaactcgcccaaaactggattttgatttactgcgagctccttcgtgttagcacgctgaacggatagtgcatgtttatctcccgccCTTTACTgtaggtcactacacgtactgcatgaaccgggatgcttttcacgcgtttaaaccatctttgtagattgctgacagctttggacagcgcacaaatgccgacgatcgcatccccgcttacgttccacgaggaggcatgcaggaacacaacactaccgttgtttgaccggaaacgagctcactagatcggcgaaagatcggcgagatcactagatcgctttgcgaaaaacatactcaccaaagagcatttccaacacgaggagatcccaagagttcgctttcgttcgcgtcgaaagcactgctcgcaccagcatcgtttgcttcttcgagaggccggctcttcgcaatcggctcgtacatgtagggagtaacgccgaactcctcagaaaaacgcagtctctctaaatttccCATtgccgtctcagaaaaacagcaccaaactacctggtaCCGCGCTTCATgcgtagcggcagcggtcggttcggacgaacactagtgttgacgtcacgaggcgcccgcgcgagctgggcgtgtccgctgctgcacttttcgtcgaaataaaatatatttgcactctctttcgctcaatttcgatacgatattcgaattcggagggttgaaaccCATTATGTACatatgttcactcattttttctggaaaacctttcagcttccctttaacatgACGGGACGAGTCTCAAGAGACATTGCAGTTTGTGATACTATGTATGGCGTTGTCGCACAGTTCGTTCTATGATCAGAGCCCCAATACAGTCTTGATGCCACTGAACGCGCCCACAAGTCCACAGGATGCGGCTGAACGCGCGCGCGCTACCGGATTGCTCCGAGACTCGCGGCAGCGGACGGCTGGGACCACTGCAGATGGGGGCGAAACCCAAGTGTCGTTCGGTTGCCCGCATCGGGCTAGGTATCCGTGGCACCCACGCGGGAAACTCGAATCGATCGACAATAACTCATTTGTGTGGTCCTTTTCGGGTATACTCGAAGCCAATTTATGATTTAGTGTCTTCAAGCGCTATTTTATCCGATGCACATGTGTTCGGAGTACTGGGGAACGTTAGGCCGCCTGTGTGTGCGCCtgcgt
This genomic window contains:
- the LOC139048819 gene encoding uncharacterized protein, encoding MAERMVVATDGDDLPPEEFGEEHGWRSAAVKKNALRVSRRDSTREAASSQGHRERLNGSRKPISLKHKIIKSSRMPQLPKEHWKIIARPRGGLDVQKTGSARLGRAVAAAAGLTSEQASHDIVCPNATQNIIVLSTASRDNADAYLKMNCITLGIKQYELSTYEAAPHATCKGVIRQIDVSESQADLDRSILNERNPLALGAKRIKNSETVVIVFDGYKVPNFVFYGSALVKCSLYLRQHDCCYACGRLGHRADVCPAPEDKLCRKCGANNPDDNHTCSPTCSLCGGPHATADKICKQRFQLPYIVRRRRRERNAESRKRDPSPAQTSADSEPARTSSRRSRSRSRSRSSCSRSRSRSRSRSRSRGRSRSGSHSRGPQNRVRFEEPAGAGKQGATWADRVRSGGRTAVKDH